The Petrocella atlantisensis genome has a window encoding:
- a CDS encoding serine hydroxymethyltransferase: MYSFDEVRKADPQLAEAMELELNRQRNNIELIASENFVSKAVMAAMGSPLTNKYAEGYPGRRYYGGCQFVDMAEELAISRAKEIFGAEHANVQPHSGAQANMAVFFGVLDPGDKVMGMNLSHGGHLTHGSPVNMSGKHYKIIPYGVNKEGFIDYEALMAIALEEKPKLIIAGASAYARTIDFAKFREVADAVDAYLMVDMAHIAGLVAAGLHPNPVPYADFVTTTTHKTLRGPRGGMILCKEKYAKIIDKAIFPGIQGGPLMHVIAAKAVNFKEVMTEEFKNYQKQVVINAAALSEALIKRGFDIVSGGTDNHLMLVDLQNIKMTGKVAEHLLDEVGVTCNKNTIPYDPESPFVTSGIRLGTPAVTTRGMTAKDMDVIAEIIELTLKDIDTNRDKIVAMVKELVDKYPLY; this comes from the coding sequence ATGTATTCATTTGATGAAGTAAGAAAAGCTGATCCTCAATTGGCAGAGGCCATGGAACTTGAGCTGAACAGACAAAGAAATAATATTGAGTTAATTGCATCCGAGAATTTTGTATCTAAGGCCGTTATGGCAGCGATGGGTAGTCCTTTGACGAATAAATATGCAGAAGGTTATCCGGGAAGAAGATATTATGGCGGATGTCAATTTGTTGATATGGCTGAAGAATTGGCCATCAGTCGCGCTAAGGAGATTTTTGGAGCAGAGCATGCCAATGTTCAACCACATTCAGGTGCTCAGGCTAATATGGCGGTTTTCTTCGGCGTGTTGGATCCAGGTGACAAGGTGATGGGTATGAATCTATCCCACGGTGGTCACTTAACGCACGGAAGTCCTGTAAATATGTCGGGTAAACACTATAAAATCATTCCATACGGTGTTAATAAGGAAGGTTTTATTGACTATGAAGCTTTAATGGCAATTGCCTTAGAAGAAAAGCCAAAGCTTATTATAGCAGGCGCAAGTGCCTATGCGAGAACCATTGATTTTGCCAAATTTAGAGAAGTTGCAGATGCAGTTGATGCCTATCTTATGGTGGATATGGCACATATAGCAGGTTTGGTTGCAGCAGGGCTTCATCCAAATCCGGTACCTTATGCTGATTTTGTTACCACAACTACCCATAAGACACTAAGGGGTCCAAGAGGTGGTATGATTCTATGTAAAGAAAAATATGCTAAAATCATAGATAAAGCAATTTTTCCTGGTATACAAGGTGGCCCATTAATGCACGTGATTGCTGCAAAAGCTGTTAACTTCAAAGAAGTCATGACAGAGGAGTTTAAGAATTATCAGAAACAAGTGGTTATAAATGCTGCAGCATTATCAGAAGCATTGATTAAAAGAGGCTTCGATATTGTATCCGGTGGTACGGATAATCATCTGATGTTGGTGGATCTACAAAATATAAAAATGACAGGCAAAGTAGCAGAGCATCTTTTAGATGAAGTCGGTGTAACTTGTAATAAGAATACAATACCTTATGACCCTGAGAGCCCCTTTGTAACCAGTGGCATACGTCTTGGAACCCCAGCTGTAACTACAAGAGGGATGACAGCTAAAGACATGGATGTGATTGCTGAGATTATTGAACTGACATTAAAAGATATAGATACCAATAGAGATAAAATCGTAGCTATGGTCAAAGAACTTGTGGACAAATACCCATTATACTAA
- a CDS encoding nucleotidyl cyclase domain-containing protein produces the protein MNESIKSVLVKNKNLFKEDLGLFEMMVSLVDDLDPIDHRIVKLIEAFISKYQDQYGKINSLLLSDLLVEDEEASIFMQLDRECSRANRYQQNLTTCMVHVNYNQTEDATMNNMMTLFEKALKDSLRITDCVGLYRVDKLLILLPNTLKDDAMLVIKKLEEQIKDIGKVHNIELGEVFSVTEFIRWESYELLLKRLEYGILRGIQDNKKITSM, from the coding sequence ATGAATGAATCAATCAAGAGTGTACTGGTAAAGAACAAAAACTTGTTTAAAGAAGACTTGGGATTGTTTGAAATGATGGTTAGCTTAGTAGATGACCTTGACCCAATCGATCATAGGATTGTTAAATTAATTGAAGCATTTATATCAAAATACCAGGATCAGTATGGTAAAATCAATTCTTTGCTATTAAGTGACTTACTTGTTGAAGATGAAGAAGCATCTATTTTCATGCAATTGGATAGAGAATGTTCTAGAGCCAATAGGTATCAGCAAAACTTAACCACTTGTATGGTACATGTTAATTATAACCAAACTGAGGATGCGACTATGAACAACATGATGACTTTATTTGAAAAGGCCCTTAAAGACAGTTTGAGAATAACGGATTGTGTTGGGTTATATAGAGTGGATAAATTATTGATTTTGCTCCCTAACACGTTGAAAGATGATGCCATGTTGGTCATCAAAAAGTTGGAAGAACAAATCAAAGACATTGGGAAAGTACATAATATAGAACTTGGTGAGGTCTTTTCTGTCACAGAATTTATTCGGTGGGAATCTTATGAACTACTGCTTAAACGTTTGGAATACGGCATATTAAGAGGTATTCAAGACAATAAAAAAATCACATCCATGTAA
- a CDS encoding arsenate reductase ArsC, translating into MKKVAFVCIHNSCRSQMAEGFGKSIGQGIFESYSAGTEHYHEVKPGAVTVMEEIGIDMSDHKLKLLSDIPDIDILITMGCGVECPYLPCSHREDWGLEDPSGGPIEGFRATRDMIKEKVLDLKERIEKGTL; encoded by the coding sequence ATGAAAAAAGTAGCGTTTGTTTGCATACATAATTCCTGTAGGTCGCAGATGGCTGAAGGATTTGGAAAAAGTATAGGTCAAGGTATTTTTGAATCCTATTCTGCAGGTACGGAGCATTACCATGAAGTTAAACCGGGTGCAGTAACGGTTATGGAAGAAATCGGCATTGATATGAGCGACCATAAACTTAAGCTCCTATCCGACATTCCGGATATAGATATACTTATAACTATGGGCTGTGGCGTTGAATGTCCATACCTTCCTTGTAGTCATAGAGAAGACTGGGGACTTGAAGATCCTTCAGGTGGACCGATTGAAGGTTTTAGAGCTACAAGAGATATGATTAAGGAAAAGGTATTGGATTTAAAAGAACGTATTGAAAAAGGTACCCTATAA
- the hydE gene encoding [FeFe] hydrogenase H-cluster radical SAM maturase HydE codes for MKNIIDQIYNTSEATGDELLRLLNNVDEESTAYLHLRAHEKRLSVYGNKVFMRGLIEFTNYCKSNCMYCGIRRDNKNADRYRLDTETILKCCREGHELGYRTFVLQGGEDPFYTDEDIVTLVKAIKSNHPDCAITLSIGEKSKESYRRYKDAGADRYLLRHETNTKTLYEKLHPDMSYEARIRCLQDLKEIGFQVGAGFMVGLPGQGNEDYVKDLLFLKKLQPHMVGIGPFIPQQDTPLAGANSGTLETTCIMLSLVRLLLPKVLLPATTALGSLDPKGRERGLQAGGNVVMPNLSPTNVRDKYLLYDGKICTGDEAAHCRGCIERRIQSVGFEVDMSRGDHVDRLTQK; via the coding sequence ATGAAAAATATTATTGATCAAATATATAATACAAGTGAAGCAACTGGTGATGAATTATTGAGGTTACTGAACAATGTAGATGAAGAGAGTACTGCCTATCTTCATCTACGTGCTCATGAAAAAAGACTTTCAGTATATGGAAACAAGGTATTTATGAGAGGGCTTATTGAATTCACCAACTACTGTAAAAGTAACTGTATGTATTGCGGTATTAGAAGAGATAACAAAAATGCTGATCGTTATCGGCTGGACACAGAAACAATACTTAAATGTTGTAGAGAAGGTCATGAACTTGGTTATAGAACCTTTGTTCTTCAAGGCGGCGAAGATCCATTCTATACGGATGAAGATATTGTCACTCTGGTTAAAGCAATCAAATCGAACCATCCGGATTGCGCCATTACACTTTCCATAGGAGAAAAATCAAAAGAGAGCTATAGGCGCTATAAAGATGCCGGGGCAGACCGATATTTACTGAGGCACGAAACCAATACCAAGACCCTATATGAGAAACTACACCCGGATATGTCCTATGAAGCACGTATAAGGTGTCTTCAAGATCTTAAAGAGATTGGTTTTCAAGTAGGTGCAGGATTCATGGTAGGCTTACCGGGACAAGGCAATGAAGATTATGTTAAGGATTTACTCTTCCTTAAAAAACTACAGCCACATATGGTAGGTATTGGGCCATTTATTCCTCAACAAGATACACCCTTAGCGGGTGCTAATTCGGGCACATTAGAGACAACTTGCATTATGCTTTCTCTTGTAAGGCTGTTGTTACCTAAGGTCTTGTTACCGGCAACAACAGCTCTTGGTTCATTGGATCCTAAAGGTAGGGAGAGAGGTCTTCAAGCTGGTGGTAATGTTGTTATGCCGAACTTATCACCTACCAATGTGCGAGATAAGTATCTGCTATATGATGGTAAGATTTGTACAGGTGATGAAGCGGCTCATTGTAGAGGGTGTATTGAAAGACGCATCCAATCTGTCGGATTTGAAGTGGATATGTCAAGAGGTGACCATGTAGATCGCCTCACCCAAAAATAG
- a CDS encoding diguanylate cyclase domain-containing protein: MISSIVGFSAFLILVSIIQNYHEQRLQDEILETTKSYMVFQTELENRIYTNIYLLNGYVAYLKTECGLDWRQSPNYLSSLVENREVYIRNIGTIMDTTIVSNYPLEGNESTLGVDLATIESQKQMVLETKKTLKKTFQGPMQLVQGGEGFVVRVPVVREDTGYWGQVSIVLEAARIYEAIDALAEKTSLNIRIYNAKEDSFYSYDENPMKDPLVFVISPSLMNWKVEVTPITGWSHFGATHIIVGVASLLASMIVGFLSYYSLKTNYRIKHNSIHDSLTGLLNRHFLNDYQELIISAAERRKALVGLLLLDLDNFKNINDTYGHGIGDEVLIETARILRKVVRTNEAVFRIGGDEFLIIFPMIEDATVLENAGNRILEMFHDEFRIKDHDVWIASSIGMGVYPTDGKDFEEVLQVADNNMYEHKKSKKN; encoded by the coding sequence TTGATTTCAAGCATCGTGGGCTTTAGTGCTTTCTTAATACTGGTATCCATTATACAGAATTATCATGAACAGAGACTACAAGATGAGATACTTGAAACCACTAAAAGCTATATGGTTTTTCAAACAGAGTTGGAAAATAGAATCTATACCAATATTTATCTATTAAATGGCTATGTAGCTTACCTCAAAACAGAGTGCGGGCTCGACTGGCGTCAGTCACCTAACTATCTATCGTCTTTAGTCGAAAACCGAGAAGTATATATTCGTAATATTGGTACGATTATGGATACCACCATTGTTAGCAATTACCCACTTGAGGGGAATGAAAGTACCTTAGGTGTTGATCTTGCGACCATTGAGAGTCAGAAGCAAATGGTTCTAGAAACGAAAAAAACATTGAAAAAAACATTTCAAGGCCCCATGCAGTTGGTACAAGGTGGCGAAGGCTTTGTTGTCAGAGTGCCTGTTGTAAGAGAAGACACCGGTTACTGGGGACAGGTGAGCATTGTCTTGGAAGCTGCACGCATCTATGAAGCGATAGATGCACTTGCTGAAAAAACATCTTTGAATATTCGGATATATAATGCCAAAGAAGATTCCTTTTATAGTTATGACGAAAATCCCATGAAGGATCCGTTAGTCTTTGTCATTAGTCCCTCGTTGATGAATTGGAAAGTGGAGGTAACTCCAATTACAGGTTGGAGTCATTTTGGAGCCACGCATATTATAGTGGGTGTAGCAAGTCTTTTGGCTTCAATGATCGTTGGTTTCCTATCTTATTATTCTTTGAAAACCAATTATAGAATCAAGCATAACTCTATACATGATAGTCTTACGGGGCTGCTTAATCGACATTTTTTGAACGATTATCAAGAACTTATCATTTCAGCAGCAGAAAGAAGAAAGGCTCTGGTTGGGCTACTGCTGTTGGATTTAGATAATTTTAAGAATATTAATGACACTTATGGTCATGGCATTGGTGATGAAGTGCTCATTGAAACGGCTAGGATTTTAAGGAAGGTCGTCAGAACCAACGAAGCGGTTTTTCGAATTGGTGGGGATGAGTTCTTAATTATTTTTCCGATGATAGAAGATGCAACTGTACTTGAGAATGCCGGTAATAGGATATTGGAAATGTTTCATGATGAATTCAGAATCAAAGACCATGACGTTTGGATTGCCTCAAGTATAGGAATGGGTGTCTACCCCACAGATGGTAAAGATTTTGAAGAAGTGCTACAAGTTGCGGATAATAATATGTATGAGCACAAAAAATCTAAAAAGAACTAA
- a CDS encoding lactate utilization protein: protein MTPIKKFYRQQSNTIIQNLERRNMKGYYCETKSEAIDLTMSLMEEGSKVSFGGSMTLEELGLLDKITQGSYELLDRRQATSPEEVRSIYLKAFDSDTYLMSSNALSLDGHLVNIDGNGNRVAALIYGPKQVIVICGMNKVATDLDEAISRVKNFAAPPNTQRLSKNTPCSKTGFCHDCQVDDCICSNIVITRRSGKENRIKVILVGEILGY from the coding sequence ATGACACCTATCAAAAAGTTCTACAGGCAGCAAAGCAATACTATTATTCAAAACCTTGAAAGAAGAAATATGAAGGGTTACTATTGTGAAACCAAATCTGAAGCCATTGATCTTACTATGTCTTTAATGGAAGAAGGAAGCAAAGTGTCTTTTGGGGGCTCAATGACTTTAGAGGAACTGGGTCTTCTTGATAAAATCACACAAGGTTCTTATGAACTCCTTGACAGAAGACAAGCAACTTCACCTGAGGAAGTCCGTTCCATCTATTTAAAAGCCTTTGATAGCGATACATATCTTATGAGTTCTAATGCTCTATCCCTAGACGGTCACCTTGTCAATATCGATGGCAATGGGAATCGTGTTGCTGCTCTTATTTATGGTCCAAAACAGGTTATCGTTATTTGTGGTATGAATAAAGTGGCTACCGACTTAGATGAAGCCATAAGCCGTGTTAAGAATTTTGCTGCACCACCAAACACCCAACGACTATCCAAAAATACACCTTGTTCAAAAACCGGATTCTGTCATGATTGTCAGGTGGATGACTGTATTTGTTCCAATATTGTTATAACCAGGCGTTCCGGCAAAGAAAACCGAATCAAAGTCATTCTAGTAGGTGAAATACTCGGATATTAA
- a CDS encoding DNA topoisomerase 3, translating to MGKELIIAEKPSVARDIAEVLGCTSKRDGFIEGQDYIITWAIGHLITLAEPEDYHEKYKKWAYQTLPIIPETIQIKPYDKTVKQLSIITQLVKRNDVAALICATDSGREGELIFRYIYSYTKSQKPFKRLWISSMTDEAIKEGFAKLKDGKAYDHLYHSAKCRSESDWLVGINATRAYTTKNDVLLSIGRVQTPTLALIVNRYKEIEDFVPQDYFEVQADYGPFKGIWFEDKVSETKILKKEQAEAIAERIVGEKGVVTKVTHKKNKLLPPLLYDLTELQRDGNRYYGFTAQMVLTIAQSLYERSKMITYPRTDSRYLSDDMKDQVKKTLHKINVEPYNKALAPVLAKEIKFSKRIIDNTKITDHHAIIPTNVTPNLKSLSADQQKIYNLIVKRFIAVFYEDHLFNSTEMIIHVAEDSFVSKGKVITQNGWKSLYKSDKDNNDVELPDLKKKEEVDVVGSEVLIKKTSPPKHYNEATLLSAMENAGRFIEEDDLKEQLKESGFGTPATRAGIIERLIQVKYITRKGKSLYPTPKGIKLIEIVPEELKSPITTGKWEKGLTKIAKGELDPDKFMNSIHKFVIYLVGSANKTSGKVVFEQDKSKGKKIFTPKGPILGDCPLCPDGKISENSKSFYCSNWRNGCKMTLWKNTLEKYGKTLEPSIVEQLLKDKAIKPYYLTLPQTGEKKSATLVLNDQGEIILQNMHPISEDEKK from the coding sequence ATGGGTAAAGAACTGATCATAGCAGAAAAGCCTTCTGTAGCAAGGGATATAGCCGAAGTACTTGGATGTACATCAAAAAGAGATGGGTTTATAGAAGGACAAGATTATATCATCACCTGGGCCATTGGTCATCTGATTACCCTTGCCGAACCGGAAGATTATCATGAAAAGTACAAAAAATGGGCATATCAGACACTACCCATCATACCTGAAACCATACAAATCAAGCCCTATGATAAAACCGTCAAGCAATTAAGCATCATCACACAACTGGTGAAGAGAAATGATGTGGCGGCACTTATTTGTGCTACAGACAGTGGACGTGAAGGAGAATTGATTTTCAGATACATCTATAGTTATACTAAGTCTCAAAAGCCATTTAAGAGATTATGGATTTCTTCTATGACAGATGAAGCCATAAAAGAAGGCTTTGCCAAACTAAAAGACGGAAAAGCATACGATCATTTGTACCATTCAGCAAAATGCAGGTCAGAATCGGACTGGTTGGTGGGTATTAACGCTACAAGAGCCTATACCACCAAAAATGATGTACTTCTAAGTATCGGAAGGGTACAAACACCCACATTGGCACTCATTGTTAATCGCTATAAGGAGATTGAGGACTTTGTACCTCAGGACTACTTTGAGGTGCAAGCTGATTATGGCCCATTCAAAGGCATCTGGTTTGAAGATAAGGTCAGTGAGACCAAGATCCTAAAAAAAGAACAAGCTGAAGCCATCGCAGAAAGAATCGTGGGGGAAAAAGGCGTTGTCACCAAAGTCACCCATAAGAAAAACAAATTGTTACCACCCTTACTCTATGACTTGACAGAGTTACAACGCGATGGTAACCGGTATTACGGATTTACCGCACAGATGGTTCTAACCATTGCTCAAAGCCTGTATGAACGTAGTAAGATGATTACCTATCCAAGAACGGATAGTCGGTACTTAAGTGATGATATGAAAGATCAAGTCAAAAAGACCCTACACAAGATTAACGTAGAGCCTTATAACAAGGCTTTAGCACCTGTATTAGCCAAAGAGATTAAATTTTCAAAAAGAATCATTGATAACACCAAGATCACCGATCATCATGCCATTATACCTACCAATGTAACACCGAATCTAAAAAGTCTATCCGCCGATCAACAAAAAATATACAATCTTATTGTGAAGCGCTTTATAGCGGTTTTTTATGAAGATCATTTGTTTAATTCCACAGAGATGATCATCCATGTGGCTGAAGACAGCTTTGTTTCCAAAGGCAAAGTCATCACACAAAACGGATGGAAAAGTTTATATAAGAGTGATAAAGACAACAACGATGTTGAACTGCCGGATCTTAAGAAAAAAGAAGAAGTGGATGTGGTCGGTTCAGAAGTTCTCATTAAGAAAACATCACCACCAAAACACTACAATGAAGCCACCCTTCTAAGTGCTATGGAAAATGCAGGCCGGTTCATAGAAGAGGACGATCTTAAGGAACAGCTAAAGGAGTCCGGATTCGGGACACCGGCAACACGGGCTGGCATTATTGAACGCTTGATTCAAGTCAAGTATATTACCAGAAAAGGCAAGTCTCTATACCCAACACCTAAAGGAATTAAACTCATCGAGATTGTGCCCGAAGAGCTTAAATCACCCATTACCACAGGCAAATGGGAAAAGGGCCTAACGAAGATTGCAAAAGGCGAACTAGATCCGGATAAATTCATGAACAGCATCCATAAATTTGTCATTTACTTAGTAGGCTCAGCCAATAAAACCAGTGGAAAGGTTGTCTTTGAACAAGACAAAAGCAAAGGCAAAAAAATCTTCACACCCAAAGGTCCGATACTAGGAGATTGTCCATTATGCCCAGATGGTAAAATCAGTGAAAACTCCAAATCTTTCTATTGTTCCAATTGGCGCAACGGTTGTAAAATGACCCTATGGAAAAATACATTAGAAAAATATGGTAAGACATTGGAGCCCTCTATTGTGGAACAACTCTTAAAAGACAAAGCAATCAAGCCTTATTATTTAACATTGCCTCAAACAGGAGAAAAGAAAAGTGCGACATTGGTACTCAACGACCAAGGCGAAATTATATTGCAGAATATGCATCCGATAAGTGAGGATGAGAAAAAATGA
- a CDS encoding threonine/serine exporter family protein has protein sequence MDSKKLMNFSLTVGEVMLKNGAETYRVEDTINRILKTSDYKGIESFVTPTGIFATLEDEDRDHMTYIRRVNNRGINLYRIELANAISRDYCNQTITLKDAHDAILKAAHEPAYSRKFIVVSIGLASGLFAIVLGGSLQDAIATSVAGLALGLFQVTMQHFGVSKFFIDIIGSFMTSWVALFFLYALGFGDSLDLIIISSIMPLVPGVAITNAVRDTIHGDLVSGASRILDAFIVAASIAAGVGIALSIFNSIYGGIVL, from the coding sequence ATGGATTCAAAAAAATTAATGAACTTTTCTCTGACAGTTGGAGAGGTCATGTTAAAAAATGGTGCCGAGACATACCGTGTTGAAGACACCATCAATCGTATCTTAAAAACATCTGATTACAAAGGCATCGAATCTTTTGTAACGCCAACAGGGATTTTTGCAACTTTAGAAGATGAAGACCGTGATCATATGACATATATACGGCGGGTTAATAATCGTGGCATTAACCTATATCGTATCGAACTTGCCAATGCCATTTCCAGAGATTATTGCAATCAAACCATCACTTTAAAGGATGCACATGACGCTATTTTAAAGGCGGCTCATGAGCCTGCCTACAGTAGGAAATTCATAGTCGTTTCCATTGGACTTGCTTCCGGTTTGTTCGCTATCGTTCTTGGCGGTAGCCTTCAAGATGCTATAGCTACATCGGTCGCCGGACTAGCACTTGGACTGTTTCAAGTGACCATGCAGCACTTTGGTGTCTCCAAATTCTTCATTGATATCATTGGTAGCTTTATGACTTCATGGGTAGCTTTATTTTTCCTCTATGCTCTAGGTTTTGGTGATAGCTTGGATCTTATTATTATCAGTTCTATTATGCCACTCGTTCCAGGTGTTGCTATTACCAATGCCGTTCGAGACACCATTCATGGCGATCTTGTCTCAGGTGCGTCAAGAATCTTGGATGCCTTCATAGTAGCAGCTTCTATCGCAGCAGGTGTTGGTATTGCTCTATCTATCTTCAATTCCATTTACGGAGGTATCGTCTTATGA
- a CDS encoding cobalamin-dependent protein (Presence of a B(12) (cobalamin)-binding domain implies dependence on cobalamin itself, in one of its several forms, or in some unusual lineages, dependence on a cobalamin-like analog.) — translation MMTSFGDNLKRIRTQLNMNQKDLGDKLGIGQTTIANYEKGVRFPTGELLKRIGEVLNVSIDQLMGHQVVNTALESEALDLSIFNEELKKCLIEGNEQEALYRIWQLNPSKENISIIYEDILLKVLVEIGQMWERGQVNVAVEHFATQVVHKILSMMSTITGEVPKGKHRSLCMSFNSEPHTIGMRMISEYFSLLGITSYYIGTSVPTDSVIKMLKNKKVDILALSATMSYHLDGMKNLIEVIKRDPGLKSLKIIVGGQAFLYEQDRWKDLGADGYAKDFLSLKAWLEEERFIGGY, via the coding sequence ATGATGACATCATTTGGTGATAATCTAAAAAGAATTAGAACACAACTGAATATGAACCAAAAAGACTTAGGTGACAAGTTAGGTATAGGACAAACCACAATAGCCAATTATGAAAAAGGTGTAAGATTTCCAACGGGAGAACTTCTAAAGCGTATTGGAGAAGTACTCAATGTTTCGATTGATCAATTGATGGGTCATCAGGTTGTTAATACAGCGCTAGAATCAGAGGCTCTTGATTTGAGCATATTTAATGAAGAATTAAAAAAATGCTTGATTGAAGGTAATGAGCAAGAAGCACTATACAGAATATGGCAGCTAAACCCATCAAAGGAAAATATATCCATTATATATGAAGATATTCTATTAAAAGTCTTAGTTGAGATTGGACAAATGTGGGAAAGAGGTCAAGTGAATGTGGCGGTTGAACACTTTGCAACACAGGTGGTTCATAAAATACTTTCAATGATGTCCACCATAACTGGAGAAGTACCCAAAGGCAAGCATCGCTCTTTATGTATGTCTTTTAATTCGGAACCACATACAATCGGGATGCGGATGATTTCAGAATATTTTTCATTATTAGGGATCACATCGTATTATATTGGTACCAGCGTACCAACGGATAGTGTGATTAAGATGTTAAAAAACAAAAAGGTAGATATATTGGCTTTATCAGCAACCATGTCCTATCATTTAGACGGCATGAAGAATCTGATAGAGGTTATAAAAAGAGACCCAGGCCTAAAATCCTTAAAGATCATAGTAGGTGGGCAGGCCTTTTTGTATGAACAAGATAGATGGAAAGATTTAGGCGCAGACGGCTATGCGAAAGACTTTTTATCATTGAAGGCATGGTTAGAAGAAGAGAGATTTATCGGGGGTTATTAG
- a CDS encoding SoxR reducing system RseC family protein has product MAEIGQVTEVVGNLVSVKLQRHDACDHCNACMAGVETEEMILEAENLCQADVGDLVDISLEESNFLLAVIIMYIIPLFGLLIGLGAGYVIGNQLSVNVEIMSLLFGFAFLAITFLIIRKNEVKFHTRKFRPIASDIVKKHTD; this is encoded by the coding sequence ATGGCAGAAATCGGACAAGTAACAGAAGTTGTGGGAAATCTAGTAAGTGTTAAGTTACAACGGCATGATGCCTGTGATCATTGTAATGCATGTATGGCAGGCGTTGAAACTGAAGAAATGATTCTTGAAGCAGAGAACCTTTGCCAAGCTGATGTAGGTGACTTAGTGGATATTAGTTTAGAAGAAAGCAATTTTCTTCTAGCGGTCATTATTATGTATATTATACCGCTTTTTGGTCTACTTATTGGTCTAGGAGCAGGCTATGTCATAGGCAATCAGTTAAGTGTTAATGTGGAAATCATGAGTCTTCTTTTTGGATTTGCGTTTTTAGCAATAACATTTCTGATTATTAGAAAGAATGAAGTCAAGTTTCATACAAGAAAATTCAGACCGATAGCCAGTGATATTGTCAAAAAGCATACGGATTAA
- a CDS encoding threonine/serine exporter family protein — protein sequence MMIQVVAAYFVTIFFAIMFNTSKNQLLISGLVGAVGWWGYLIVIHSNYSSVTASFIGAFLVSLLANLFSKIRKSPVTIFQIPGIIPLVPGMGMYKTLYAVIEEDYNLVAKHLFETLQIAGSIAVAMMIIFSLSTIFDQHIAKKT from the coding sequence ATGATGATTCAAGTTGTTGCCGCTTATTTTGTTACTATTTTTTTTGCTATCATGTTTAATACATCAAAAAACCAACTGCTTATATCCGGACTCGTCGGCGCAGTTGGTTGGTGGGGCTATTTAATCGTCATTCATTCAAATTATTCTAGTGTTACTGCTAGTTTTATCGGTGCCTTTTTGGTCAGTCTACTTGCCAATCTTTTTTCAAAAATACGCAAATCACCCGTTACCATATTCCAAATACCCGGCATTATACCTTTAGTACCTGGTATGGGCATGTACAAGACACTCTATGCGGTCATTGAAGAAGATTACAACTTAGTGGCCAAACACCTTTTTGAAACGTTACAAATTGCCGGTAGTATCGCTGTTGCCATGATGATAATATTTTCTTTGAGTACAATTTTTGATCAGCATATAGCAAAGAAAACTTAA